The segment AACCCACCGCTCACCGAAGCCAGCGCCACCAGCAGTGCGGTGCTGGCGAAGGTCAGGCGGACTGCCGCGATCATCAGCGGCAGGGCCAGGTAGACGAAGGGAAACGGCAACAGCAGCAAGGCGAAAGGGGTGCCCAGCACCACCACGCCGCCATAGAGCAACAGCTCGCGCCGGCGGCGTTCACCGAGGAATTCCCTCCAGCCCTGCTGGCGCATCCAAACGGCCAGGGGTAACACCGAGACGGCGCCGAGCATGGCGCCCTCGACCCAGTACATCCAGCCACGCTCGAAGGAGCCCACGCCCTGCCAGGCGAGGATGCTCGCCCCCAGGCTGGCACCCGCCAACGGCGGCAACAGGGCGCCGAAGAAGATGAACTGGAGGAAGGCGCCCGGACTTTCGTTCATCCGCAATGCGGCGCCGCTGACCCGCAGCAGGGCGGCCGCGAGGATGACCTCCAGCAGATTCGGCGGGACGAAGCTGGCCGCCATGGCCAGGGGATCGCCGAAGGCGAGGTTGGCCAGCAGATCGGCCAGCATCGCCGCCACCAGCAGGGGTGGCCAGCGGCGAAGGGGCTGGTCCCACAGCAGCGCCACGGCGAAGGCATTGGCGTACCAGAGGGTGGCGATGCTGCCGGGCTGGCGCGACAGCCAGACGGCCCCCATGGCCAGCAGCAGGTAGCCGAAGAACACCAGCAGCAGCGTTGGAAGAAGGGGTCCCGGCTCGCGGATGCGCGGCATCAGTCGAGTCTCCAGCGGCTGGCGCCGGGCACGGGCCCGGCAGGGATCAGGCAGGTCAGGGTCGGGTCAGCCACGGGAACCTCCATGCGGCCACGGCTTATCCAGACGATAGCGGAACCTGGGTTACGAGCAATTCGATGCTCAGACGCCGACCTCGCCACGCCCGACACTCAACTCCAAGGCGCGCCGACGAGCAGCGTGGCACAGCGCGTCTGGACGAACTCGCGGAGCAGTCGCACGGGCTTGCTGAGTTGGGCGCGATGGGCGCAGATCAGGTTCAGCGGCGTAGCCTGGCCGAGGTACTGCGGCAGCACCAGCTCCAGGCGCCCGGCGCGGACGTCTTCGGCCACGTCCAGCCAGGACTTGTAGATGATCCCCAGCCCCGACAGCGCCCAGCGCCGTACCACATCGGCATCGTCGCAGACGCGGTTGCCGGTCACCGCCACCACCTGCTCGCGCCGTCCCTCGCTGAAGGTCCAGCGGTCGTGGACACGTCCTCCCAGTTGATAGAGCAGGCAGTTGTGGTCACTCAGCTCTTCCGGTTGGCGCGGACGACCATGACGCTCCAGGTAGGCCGGCGCGGCGCAGAGCACACGACGATTGCCGGGCACCAGGGGCAGCGCCACCAGGCTGGAGTCTTCCGGCTCGCCATAGCGGATGGCGATGTCCACCGACTGGCGGAACAGGTCGGCGACCCGGTCGCTGAGGTGCAGGCGAATGGCCAGGCGCGGGTGCTCGCGTTGGAAGTCATCAAGCCAGGGCACCAGCACATTGCGGCCGAAATCCGAGGGCACCGATAGCTGCAGCACCCCGGCGATGTCTTCGCGTCCGCCCGCCAGTTGCCGCTGCCCCTCCTCCAGACTGGTCAGGGCGTTGCGCGCGTGGACGAGGAATTGCTCGCCCTCGGGCGTCAGGCGCAGGCTGCGGGTGGACCGGGCGAACAGGCGCACCTCCAGCTGCTGCTCCAGGCGTTTGAGCGCTGCGCTGGCCACGGCAGGCGAAACATCCAGCTTGCGGGCGGCGGCCGAGAGGCTACCGTGGTCAGCGGTGCTGACGAACAGGGCGAGATCGTCGAGGCGCAGCATTTTCAAATCCTTATTGAAAGACTGTCGTTTTCTAGCCGATTTTTCTTGTTTGCGGAATAACCGAACATGGGGCCCATCCAGCCCTCACGCGGAGAATCCCGATGAAAGCCGTCGCCTACTTCCACAACCTGCCCATAGATAACCCCGAGTCCCTGCAAGACATCGTGCTGCCCGAGCCGCAACCGGGCCCCCGCGACCTGCTCGTGGAAGTCCGCGCCATTTCGGTAAATCCGGTGGATACCAAGATCCGTCGCAACGTCGCGCCGGAAGCCGGCCAGCCCAAGGTGCTGGGCTGGGATGTGGCGGGCGTGGTGAAGGCGGTGGGCAGCCAAGTGACCCTGTTCCAGCCGGGCGACCGGGTGTTCTACGCCGGAGATCTGACCCGTCCGGGCGGCAATGCCGAGCGCCATCGGGTCGACGAGCGCATCGTCGGCCACATGCCCAAAAGCCTGGACTTCGCCCAGGCCGCCGCCCTGCCGCTGACCTCAATCACCGCCTGGGAGCTGTTGTTCGATCGCCTGCAGATCGCCGAAGGCAAGGCCGACCAGGGCCAGAGCCTGCTGGTGGTGGGCGCTGCCGGTGGCGTGGGCTCGATCCTCGTGCAACTCGCCCGCCAGCTCACCGGCCTGAGGGTGATCGGCACTGCCTCGCGCCCGGAAACCCAGGCCTGGGTCCGCGAACTGGGCGCCCACCATGTGCTGGACCACAGCAAGCCGCTGGCCGAGGAACTGCGCCGCGTCGGCCTGCCGCAGGTCACCCACGTCGCCAGCCTGACCCAGACCGACCAGCACCTGGACCAGCTGGTGGACGCCCTGGCGCCCCAGGGCCGTCTCGGCCTGATCGACGACCCGGCTTCACTGGACGTGGCCAAGCTCAAGCGCAAGAGCCTGTCTCTGCACTGGGAGTTCATGTACACCCGGTCGATGTTCCAGACGCCGGACATCCTCGAGCAGCACCGCTTGCTGGAGCGGGTCAGCCAGCTGATCGATGCCGGCGTGCTGAAAACCACGGTGGGCGAGCACTTCGGCGCCATCAACGCCGCCAACCTGCGCCACGCCCACGCCCTGCTGGAGAGCGGCAAGGCCAAGGGCAAGATCGTGCTCGAAGGTTTCTGAGCCAGTTGCAGGGCAGGCCTGCGGCCTGCATTGGCGATTGAAATCGCTACTACGGCAAGAGCGCCCGCACGCTTTTGTGGGCGCGAATTGATTCGCGAATGGCTGCATAACGGCCCCGTGGACTCGACGGGGCTGACCGGCGAGCGGATGCGCTGGCGAACGGTCCGGTACGCGGGTGTGAAGAGACTAGACTTTTCCTGGTTTCGCCTGCGGCCGGCCGCGCCGCATTGTCTCTTCTCCGCCGGGGTTCAGGATGCATCCCACCCTCGCCCGGCCCGCCATTCTCGCGGGCCTCTACCTGCTGTGCGCCGCCGCCTGGCTGCTGGCCTGGGGCACGGGGCCGCTCGGCACCTTCGGACTCATCCTGCTCACCACCCTGCTGATCTTCTTCCTCGAACGCCGCCACCGCATGGGACGCGAGCGACTGCGCCAGGGCCTGCGACGCACCAGCCTGCAACTGGAGCAGGCACAGCGCGACGCTACCCTCGGCAACTGGGAATATGACCGCGGATTCTCCTGGAGCCCCGGCGCCCAACGCATCCTCGGCTGTGGTGGCGAAGACAACGTCGACGGCCTGCTGAACCGCGTCCACCCGGCCGACCGCAGCGGTGTGCAGCGTGCGCTGGAATCGCTGATTCTTCACGGTGCCGCACTGACAGTGAACGCACGCCTGAACCTGCCCAGTGACCAGCAACCGGTCTGGCTCGCCCTGCGCGGTGAAGCGCAGCCCGACGGCCGCGCCTTCGGCACGGTGCAGGACATCAGCCACCAGAAGCGCGATGAAGAAGCCTTGCGCGCCAGCGAGCTGCGCTTTCGCCAACTGTTCGAGCAGACCCCGCGCATCGCCGTACAGGGCTACGACCGCCAGCGCCGGGTGATCTACTGGAACCGCGCCAGCGAGCAGCTCTACGGCTACTCGGTGGACCAGGCCATGGGGCGTCATCTGGAAGAGCTGATCATCCCGCCGGCCATGCGCGACCAGGTGATCGCCGACATCAACAACTGGCTGATCGGCGGCGCGGCCATTCCTGCCAGCGAGCTGACCCTGCAACGCCGCGACGGCAGTCCGGTGACGGTATTCTCCAGCCACCTGCTGCTGCGCAACCTGCACAACCAGTTGGAGCTCTACTGCGTGGACATCGACTTCAGCGCCCTGAAGTCCGCGCGGGACGCGCTTCGCCAGAGCGAAAATCGTTACCAGGCGTTGCTGGAAAGCATCGGCCGACGTGCTCCCGAAGGCCAATCAAGCGGCGGAGAACAAGGCTAGTACGGGCGCCGCCGACCACCAGTCGGCTGCTTGATCCAGGACATTTTCTGCTATCTCGGCGGGTCTACACTCACTTTCCCCGCCACTTGAAAGGGAGATGACTGAGGTGAAAATTCTCGTTCGTCCGACCACCACCCCAAAGGGCTCCTGCTGGCAAGTCTGCCTTGACCAGCATGCGGTGAGTTTCCGTAGCGAAGCCGAAGCACGCCGTTTCGTCACGGTTCTCGAGGAGCGCCTGAAAGCGCCTCACGTACTGCCGGACTGGTCACGACGGATCGCGAGTTAGCCCAGGGGCGCCTGGCCATTGCGGTCGAGGCGCCAGGTCACTAGCGAGCAGGCAACTGCCGCGCAGCCGCACAGGCTGATGACCAGGGCCAGGGGCATGGCGCTGCCATCGTGCAGCACCCCCACCAGGGCGGCGGCTCCCGCCGCCACTCCAAATTGCAGACTGCCCATCAACGCAGAGGCGCTACCGGCGTTCTGGCCCTGACCAGCCATGGCGCACGCCGATGCGTTAGGCAGGATGCAACCCAGGCTCGCAATGCAGCCGAACAGAGGCAGCAGCAGCGGCCACAGCGATTCGGTCTGCAGGCTGGACACCACCAGCAGCGCCGCCGCACACGCCAGGTAGATCCAGGTCACCCGACGCATCCAGAACGACGGCCCGCGATGGCGCAACAGGAAGGCGTTCACCTGCGCGACGAGGATGAAGCCCGCCGCGTTGGAGCCGAACAGCCAGCCGTAGTGTTCCGGCGGCACGCCATAGAGCTGGATGAAGACGAAGGGCGAGCCGGCGATGTAGGCGAACATTCCGGCGATGGCGAAGCCGCCCGTCATGCCATAGGCGAGGAACTGCCAGTCGCCGAACAATCGACGGTACTGCCCGAGGGCACCACTCAAGGGCGCACGCGGCATGACGCTGGACAGGGTTTCCGGCAGCCAGGCGGCGATGCCCAGCAGCACCAGGGCGCTGAACAGCGTCAGCCCCCAGAAGATCGATTGCCAGCCGAACAGCTCCAGCAGTAGGCCGCCCCCCAGCGGCGCCAGGATCGGAGCCAGCCCCATCACCAGCATCAGTTGCGAGAACGCCTTGGCCGACGCGATGGGGTCACAGAGGTCGCGAACCACGGCCCGCGACACCACCATCCCGGCACAACCGCCCAGGGCCTGGACGAAGCGCGCGCCAATCAGCCATTCAAGGCTGGGCGCCAGGGCACAGCCCACCGACGCCAGGGTGAAGATGGTCACGCCCACCAGCAGCGGCGGACGGCGGCCGAAACTGTCCGCCAGCGGGCCATAGATCAGCTGACCGAAGGCCAGACCGATGAAGTAGGCAGCGAGGGTCAGTTGCACATGCTCCACATCGGTGACGAACGCCTTGGCCAGGGCGGGGAAGCTGGGCAGGTAGAAATCGATGGCCATGGGGCCGAAAGCGCTGAGTGCGCCAAGGAGCAGGAGTATGCGGAAGGTCATGGTGATATCGGGCGCCATCCATTGCGGATAAGCGCCAGATACTAACAGGGGATTTCACTGGCCTCTCGGAGCGAATTCATTCGCGAATGAATTCGCTCCCACAGACTCAACAGCCGGCGCTTAGCCCTCGTGAACCTCCTCGACCTTGGGAGTCTTGGGCGCCTTCTTGCCTTCCAGCCAGTCCGAAGCCTTCTCCACCAGCATGAAGAACATGGGAATGAGGAAGGTCGCCAGCATGGTGGCGGCGAGCATTCCGCCGATCACCCCGGTGCCGATGGAATGGCGGCTCGCGGAGCCCGCGCCCGAGCTGATGGCCAGCGGTACGCAACCGAGGATGAAGGCCAGGGAGGTCATCACGATCGGGCGGAAGCGCAGCTTGGCCGCCTCCAGCGCCGCCTGCACCGGCCCCATCCCCTGTTCGCGGCAGAGCACGGCGAACTCGACGATGAGGATGGCGTTCTTCGCGCCCAGGCCAATCAGGGTCACCAGGCCGACCTGGAAGTACACGTCGTTCTGGATGCCCCGCAGCCACACCGCGAGGATCGCGCCGAACACCGCGAAGGGCACCGCGGTGACCACCGCCAGCGGCAGGGTCCAGCGTTCGTACTGGGCGGCGAGGATGAGGAACACCATGATCAGGCCGAAGACGAACGCGGTGCTGCCGGAGCCGTGGGACGCGAGCTCCTGGTAGGCGGAGCCGATCCAGCCGAGGCTGTAATCCTCGCCCAGCACTTCGTTCGCCACCTCCTGCATCGCCTCCAGAGCCTGGCCCGAGCTGTAGCCCGGCGCCGGTCCGCCCAGCACCTTGGCCGCCGGGTAGACGTTGAAGCGCGCGTAGGAGTCCGGACCGAGGATGCGCTCCACCCGCACCAGCGAGGACAGCGGCACCAGGTCGTCAGATGCCGAGCGCACATAGACCTGGCTGAGGTCATCCGGCTTGCGGCGGAATTCCGGCTCCGACTGCAGGCTCACCTGCCAGGTCCGCCCGTAGAGGGTGAAGTCGTTGACGTAGTAGCTGCCGAAGGTGGATTGCATGGCGGTGAATACATCGTTGATCGCCACGCCCAGGGCACGCGCCTTGGTGCGGTCGAGGTCGATGTAATACTGCGGCACGTTGGCGTTGAAGGTGGTGTTCACCCCCGCCAGTTCAGGACGCTTGGAGGCCGCGGCGACGAACTTCTGCACCACGGTTTCCAGTTGCTGCACGGTGCCGCCGCTGCGGTCCTGGATATAGGACTCGAAGCCGCCGGTGGTGCTCATGCCGGTGATCGGCGGCGGGTTGAAGGACATCACGATGCCGTCCTTCTGCCCGGCGCCCATCTGCATGAAGGTGTGCGTCAGGTTGCGCGCATCGAGTTCCGGCGTGGTGCGCTCGCTCCAGTCCTTCAGCGGTACGAAGGACACCCCGGCGTTGCTGCGGGTGCCGAAGGTGAGGATGTCGAAGCCGGCGAAGGTGACTACGTC is part of the Pseudomonas lalkuanensis genome and harbors:
- a CDS encoding LysR family transcriptional regulator; the protein is MLRLDDLALFVSTADHGSLSAAARKLDVSPAVASAALKRLEQQLEVRLFARSTRSLRLTPEGEQFLVHARNALTSLEEGQRQLAGGREDIAGVLQLSVPSDFGRNVLVPWLDDFQREHPRLAIRLHLSDRVADLFRQSVDIAIRYGEPEDSSLVALPLVPGNRRVLCAAPAYLERHGRPRQPEELSDHNCLLYQLGGRVHDRWTFSEGRREQVVAVTGNRVCDDADVVRRWALSGLGIIYKSWLDVAEDVRAGRLELVLPQYLGQATPLNLICAHRAQLSKPVRLLREFVQTRCATLLVGAPWS
- a CDS encoding zinc-binding alcohol dehydrogenase family protein, whose product is MKAVAYFHNLPIDNPESLQDIVLPEPQPGPRDLLVEVRAISVNPVDTKIRRNVAPEAGQPKVLGWDVAGVVKAVGSQVTLFQPGDRVFYAGDLTRPGGNAERHRVDERIVGHMPKSLDFAQAAALPLTSITAWELLFDRLQIAEGKADQGQSLLVVGAAGGVGSILVQLARQLTGLRVIGTASRPETQAWVRELGAHHVLDHSKPLAEELRRVGLPQVTHVASLTQTDQHLDQLVDALAPQGRLGLIDDPASLDVAKLKRKSLSLHWEFMYTRSMFQTPDILEQHRLLERVSQLIDAGVLKTTVGEHFGAINAANLRHAHALLESGKAKGKIVLEGF
- a CDS encoding PAS domain-containing protein gives rise to the protein MHPTLARPAILAGLYLLCAAAWLLAWGTGPLGTFGLILLTTLLIFFLERRHRMGRERLRQGLRRTSLQLEQAQRDATLGNWEYDRGFSWSPGAQRILGCGGEDNVDGLLNRVHPADRSGVQRALESLILHGAALTVNARLNLPSDQQPVWLALRGEAQPDGRAFGTVQDISHQKRDEEALRASELRFRQLFEQTPRIAVQGYDRQRRVIYWNRASEQLYGYSVDQAMGRHLEELIIPPAMRDQVIADINNWLIGGAAIPASELTLQRRDGSPVTVFSSHLLLRNLHNQLELYCVDIDFSALKSARDALRQSENRYQALLESIGRRAPEGQSSGGEQG
- a CDS encoding multidrug effflux MFS transporter, producing the protein MTFRILLLLGALSAFGPMAIDFYLPSFPALAKAFVTDVEHVQLTLAAYFIGLAFGQLIYGPLADSFGRRPPLLVGVTIFTLASVGCALAPSLEWLIGARFVQALGGCAGMVVSRAVVRDLCDPIASAKAFSQLMLVMGLAPILAPLGGGLLLELFGWQSIFWGLTLFSALVLLGIAAWLPETLSSVMPRAPLSGALGQYRRLFGDWQFLAYGMTGGFAIAGMFAYIAGSPFVFIQLYGVPPEHYGWLFGSNAAGFILVAQVNAFLLRHRGPSFWMRRVTWIYLACAAALLVVSSLQTESLWPLLLPLFGCIASLGCILPNASACAMAGQGQNAGSASALMGSLQFGVAAGAAALVGVLHDGSAMPLALVISLCGCAAVACSLVTWRLDRNGQAPLG